The Entelurus aequoreus isolate RoL-2023_Sb linkage group LG08, RoL_Eaeq_v1.1, whole genome shotgun sequence genome segment ACTAGAATTCATATTCTAATACCAGGTATTAGACTTAGTAAaactaatgatccacaagggaaattgttccacacagctcAGTTACAAAGTATGGAAAGGATTTTTAATCACCAACTgtgacacttttttttgtttagcaAGTTTTCCGATTATGCCACACTTTTTGAAATGGGGTAATTAATAAGTAAGTTATGATATTTTAACAAAGAGGTCCGCTGAAATCTTGAGCCCTGTTGACTTTGTATTGGGGTCGACCATAAATGGTGCGTTTTCCACACGTTTAAAAATATGAACTCTTAGGAAATTATACTTTTATCACTGAAATAGTCTTTACATGAccgggcagtgtagcgtacccagatgtaaaacctcttttgcacaatcagccttttcatattaagccataaaggaatggaaccacCTCACAACAAACTGGAAAAGTCTAAGAGATTACTCTTCagtcacaattgaagttaaaaagtggatttgaagcaatcaaagctgctcgcacggtcactaaggtgggcattatgtttgacacgtcaacttaatgtgtattatatttatccaaagagcatttttttgtaaattgtgaggtgtgtctgttaaaatcaaagttgtttttacaaatgatgacagatgtgaacaagagcatgtattgtctttgtgtgatgatgtaaatgaggtgtggttgtattgtatattacagtggttcttaacctggttctatcgaaccctaggggttcggtgaggcgGCCTCAGAGGTTCGGcgaaggtcaaaacacacccgagtcatcgtgtaaatacaaacttctccctatcggcgtattacggatacggcaacagctgactgatttgcaggtgtgtaatttgttgtgagtttatgcactgtgttggttttgttgtttgaacaaggtgatgttcatgcacggttcattttgtgcaccagtaaaaaaaacatggtaacacgtatgaggaacatattcaccattaattagttgcttattaacatgcaaattagtaacatattggctcttaactagtcattattaatgccttatttggcatggccttattataaccctaaccaaaacactctaaattaagtctttattacttagaatatgttcccctagtgtccaaattactctaaattaagtcttcgtTACTTGGAATAAGTTCCCcaaactaaagtgttaccaaaaacatataactttgtcttgaatttgaaaaaaataaccattatatttttcactaaagaagggttcggtgaaaaaacatgaaactggtggggtttagTACCTCCAAAAATGGTTAAGAActagggatgttcgataatggctttttgccgatagccgatattgtccaactctttatttacagataccgatatcaaccgatactgatatatacagtcatagaattaacatattattatgcctaatttggacaaccaggtatggtgaagataaggtcctttttaaaaaataataataaaataagataaataaattaaaaacattttcttgaataaaaaaaagtaaaatacaaacagtcacatagaaactaggaatgaatgaaaatgagtaaaattaactttaCTATTTGTGGAccggcagcacgcacaatcatgggtGCTTACCTatctcttgcagactgtattgataaatattgatatataatgtaggaaccagaatattaataacagaaataaaccaccctttagggcaggggtcaccaacctttttgaaaccaagagctacttcttgggtactgattaatgcgaagggctaccagtttgatacacacttaaataaattgccagaaatagccaatttgctcaatttacctttaactctatgttattattaataattaatgatatttatcattgtggaaacactgatcatcttaatgatttctcacaataaatatatatagaaacagataaatatcaatatgcaacactttatttttatattttctctaagtgcacatttttcaaatgatcacttctaagacagtcttgtgaaatctcaatatcccattttaactagctagccactaacattttttaacaaatcatgaattacttttcaccatgtttgtacaaataactcatgtaaaatataaaagtcaactctcaaatttttaaataaatcatgtcacactttgaactggacaccaaatctgttatcggtttctttgtcagttagtttaGACcaggtctttaaaatattttcttggattttcaaattctatttgagttttgtctctcagaattaaaaatgtctagcaaagcgagaccagcttgctagtaaataaatacaatttaaaaaatagaggcagctcactggtaagtgctgctatttgagctatttttagaacaggccagtgggctactcatctggtctttaagggccacgggcaccgcgttggtgaccccagcTTTAGTGTGaaagagtgtaaatggggagggaggttttttgggttggtgcactaattgtaagtgtatcttgtgtttttttatgttgatttaattcaaattaaaaatacattttaaaaaaaagataccgataatttcagatattacattttaaagcatttattggccggccgatattatcggacatctctattaagaaccactggtatattaagtatgtgtcaatgaaagggcatttaatgacttttttgcatgatttttgtatccctttaatttagatagccagggactgcagatggaaattagctatttagctataatttggtgcagaacatatctgtctttgagcttaacgtttctgtgcattgtcccttcaaataaagactaaaccaagtacgaaatgtaaaaacaaaacaaaaaaagacactTTAGGAGGCAAACCACGTGTAAGTAACGTGTATAGTAACCGAAACAAAATGGCTGCAGGGGATCCACTGAACGTTTAAACACGACGACGACCCGGAAATGGCCGCCTAGCACATAAACCACGTGTTACGTCGCATTCGGAATGTCGTTAAAAGTAACAATTTGACGTTATTCCCCCCCCCCCGTAAGTACGTACCCTCCGTATCTGCGCGGCGGTGCTCCCCTGCGGCTGTACATGGAGTCCGGCGGCCGGCCGTAGCGGGCCATCTGCACGCGGAGCTCCCGGCCGTCGAGCAGCGCGCCGTCCATGGCGTCCATCGCGTCCTCGGCGTCGCGCTTGTCGTGGAAGCGCACGAAGGCGAAGCCGCGGCTCTCCTTGGTGTACCTGTCCCGGGGGATGTAGACGTCGCCCACCCGCCCGTACTTCTCGAACACCCGACGGAGGGTCTCCGGCGAGGTGCGGTAGGTCAGGTTGTCCACTTTGAGGGAGGTCATCCCCTCAACGTCTGGCGGCGGCCTACCGTAACTCATTTTTTCTACCTGGTTAGACAGCGCTACTCGGTTCCTGCCGCTTGACTTGACAATAATAAGTGGTTGCAAGATGTCCAATAGGACTAAAAAGTAAGCCGACTTTAAAGGCAGGCATGCGTTGGCACAGCCCGTACCGCTCGTTGCTACTGTGTAAAATGGCGGCTGTGAGGCTTCTTTTCCGCTCTTTCTTTGCCGCCCCGCGGTGGCCTTCTTTGATTGGTCGAAGCCCCGCCCCCTTGTGGGACGCTCtactgccttcttcttcttcttcttcttttgtttaatggcagttggcaagcaaccttctggcgtgcattaccgccacctactgaaatgCAGTGTGGACtctatattgttttatttaacccaatcttttttaaaatatgtattaggggtgtgggaaaaaatcgattcgaattcgaatcgcgattctcacgttgtgcaattcagaatcgattctcatttttttttttaatcgttttttattttttattttatttttaaaaattatttttttttttttttaaattaatcaatccaacaaaacaatacacagcaataccataacaacgcaatccaattccaaaaccaaacccgacccagcaacactcagaactgcaataaacagagcaatggagaggagacacaaacgcgacacagaacaaaccaaaagtaataaaacaaaaaggaatattatcaacaacagtatcaatattagttacaatttcaacatagcagtgattacaaatccctcattgacattatcattagacatttataaaataaaaataaaaaagaacaatagtgtcacagtggcttacacttgcatcgcatctcataagcttgacaacacactgtgtccaatattttcacaaagataaaataagtcatatttttggttcatttaagagttcaaacaaatttacattattgcaatcagttgataaaacattgtcctttacaattataaaagctttttacaaaaatatactactttgcttgcatgtcagcagactggggtagatcctgctgaaatcctatgtattgaatgaatagagaatccttttgaatcgggaaaaaaaatcgtttttgaatcgagaatcgtgttgaattggaaaaaaaaaatcgatttagaatcgaatcgtgaccccaagaatcgatattgaatcgaatcgtgggacacccaaagattcacagccctagataGAACCCTactatatattgttttatttaaccctgtcttttttaaaatatgtatataatgctTTGTAGCCTATGTGTTCTAATTGCAATCCTAAaatatcttccactgctaacctaatcttctctttcgctaacttatttcccggtatttccctttctctattgtattttgttttatttaagcctgtcttattttaaatatgtatataatgctTTGTAGCCTATGTGTTCTAAGTGCAATCCAAACCTACaatatcttccactgctaacctaatcttctctttcgctaacttatttcccaaTATTTCCCTTTGtctattgtattttgttttatttaaccctgtctttttgttttttaaacatatatatgatGCTTTGTAACCTATGTGTTCTAAGTGCAATCCTAAAAGATTTTCCACTGCTAACCTAGAAATTacgtataataataatagattttatttgtaaaaagcactttacattcagcaaacaacctcaaagtgctacagtgtattgaaaaaaataataataataacaataaaaagatcataaaaaataaaaatgaaataaaaactagaacagcctaatagctagaactagtatgcatatatctataaatagacttttttaaaaagaagggtttttaagccttttttattgattaacgtggacccagacttaaacaagttgaaaaacttattcgggtgttaccatttagtggtcaattgtacggaatatgtactgtacggtgcaatctactaataaaagtttcaatcaatcaattacacCTACTCTTCTCTGGACTTAGTAATACTCCCTACCTTTTGTTTCCTTGTGCCAATTATCttgccactttttattgtgttctatcttaattATGCTCTTCACTTCTTCCTTACTGTGGTTActctccatgtttacttctgttttagtggttgcttgttGTGCGTACATACAGTATCTGCTAACTCACCCCCTACAACTCCTGCATGAGCAGGAACCCAGAGAAAAATGTTACCACAGACCCCGCTTTATTTATTCTGCAGATTGAactatttcataaactaaatcttgtcttgtttctcatgctatgttttttatgctgatcaatgcactgctggagtccgcTTGCAATGAACCGCCATATAAATTGCGACCAATTCCCCCGTAAAAACAGATAACTTATCACTGATtcttttattatgggcctgctgcaatgccagcaCCCATTCACTGCtaaatgcaagcagcccatattattatttgatactaTGTTCCCTTGTGGGGTAACTGCTGCAGCTCCTACTTTGTTATTTGTGGTTTTTGATGCATCTGTATATATTATGATATTGTCTAAACacgtttcctcaatccattgttcAATCCGGTAATGATTTAAACTTCTATTCTTTAATAATTGCATATTTACATTTGCGTTATCGTACATCCACGGTGGTATTACagggattggtactgtagggctaactttaataATGTCAATTTGAGCTTTTTTCACATAtgtctcctattatccacccgaaaccatagacatcttataagtagacgcagcattggc includes the following:
- the srsf2a gene encoding serine and arginine rich splicing factor 2a, with product MSYGRPPPDVEGMTSLKVDNLTYRTSPETLRRVFEKYGRVGDVYIPRDRYTKESRGFAFVRFHDKRDAEDAMDAMDGALLDGRELRVQMARYGRPPDSMYSRRGAPPRRYGGRSASPRRRRRSRSKSRSRSRSRSRRRYSRSRSRSYSRSRSRSKSKSKSKSRTPRRSKSKSPSRSRSKSRSHTPPSNRGSRSRSKSKSRPKSPEDFEAIP